In Physeter macrocephalus isolate SW-GA chromosome 2, ASM283717v5, whole genome shotgun sequence, a single window of DNA contains:
- the LOC114487362 gene encoding translation initiation factor IF-2-like yields the protein MYGKQGAHEVTEDQWAAWSRAWGGAWPWRRARIGTLRISLLPYKAVRGELFLEGYIRGPKRPCGAQGARGIGRVAATLAPAPGTPRRLGSGRTPASDLRLGARWSPRRPEPAPRRGERVAYRVSPFWRGRGLSGGCQGAEKKRQRRKSHTMEQNKGECAKTAAGARLARRAQSPPPAPPAPQCVPPRPAPPRPPSLLSRRRGPGWGQTRSKN from the exons ATGTATGGTAAACAGGGGGCTCATGAAGTCACTGAGGACCAATGGGCAGCgtggagcagggcctggggcgGGGCTTGGCCCTGGCGGCGGGCACGGATTGGCACGCTGCGAATCTCCCTGCTGCCTTACAAGGCGGTGCGAGGCGAGCTATTTTTAGAGGGCTATATAAGGGGGCCGAAGAGGCCGTGCGGCGCCCAGGGAGCGCGAGGGATTGGGAGGGTCGCGGCGACACTTGCACCGGCTCCCGGGACGCCGAGGCGACTGGGCTCGGGCCGCACGCCGGCCTCCGACCTTCGCTTGGGTGCCCGGTGGAGCCCCAGGCggccggagcctgcgccccgcagaGGGGAGAGGGTCGCGTATCGCGTATCGCCGTTCTGGCGTGGACGCGGCCTGTCAGGAG GCTGCCAGGGTGCAGAGAAGAAGCGCCAGAGGAGGAAGAGCCACACAATGGAGCAGAACAAAGGGGAATGCGCGAAAACAGCGGCTGGGGCCCGCCTCGCGCGCCGCGCGcagtccccgcccccagccccgccggCGCCCCAGTGCGTgccgccgcgccccgccccaccccgcccgcccAGCCTTCTGAGCCGGCGCCGGGGACCGGGCTGGGGTCAGACTCGCAGTAAGAATTGA